A window of Natrinema versiforme contains these coding sequences:
- a CDS encoding MoxR family ATPase, which translates to MSVPDTAATAAAVVDEILSAVVADRTVLEEVTAGVLARGHVLLEDVPGTGKTLTARSFATALGLEFSRIQFTPDLMPADITGSYVFEEETGEFHFTPGPVFANVVLADEINRAPPKTQSALLEAMGEGQVTVDGETHDLPDPFVVIATQNPVEQEGTFELPEAQRDRFMIKTSLGYPDADGTRELIDRRADRDRPDPTVDPVVDRERVLELQRVPEGIAVEGPVRDYIGDVCRATRTDGRVDVGVSPRGVQRLFEVSRARAVLEGREYVVPEDIKRIAGPALAHRLVLTPEASVDGVSRRAVIDGVLEECAVPAMEPPSADQ; encoded by the coding sequence ATGTCAGTCCCCGACACCGCGGCGACGGCGGCAGCCGTCGTCGACGAGATCCTCTCCGCAGTCGTCGCCGATCGAACCGTTCTCGAGGAGGTCACTGCCGGGGTGCTCGCCCGCGGTCACGTGTTACTCGAGGACGTGCCCGGAACGGGCAAGACGCTCACCGCGCGGTCGTTCGCGACCGCGCTCGGGCTGGAGTTCTCCCGGATCCAGTTCACCCCGGACCTGATGCCCGCCGATATCACCGGGTCGTACGTCTTCGAGGAGGAGACCGGCGAGTTCCACTTCACGCCCGGACCGGTGTTCGCGAACGTGGTCCTCGCGGACGAGATCAACCGCGCGCCGCCGAAGACCCAGTCCGCGCTGCTCGAGGCGATGGGCGAGGGACAGGTGACCGTCGACGGCGAGACCCACGACCTCCCCGACCCGTTCGTCGTCATCGCGACGCAGAACCCCGTCGAGCAGGAGGGGACGTTCGAACTGCCCGAGGCCCAGCGCGACCGCTTCATGATCAAGACCTCGCTGGGGTATCCCGACGCCGACGGAACGCGGGAACTGATCGACCGCCGGGCCGACCGCGACCGCCCGGACCCGACCGTCGACCCGGTCGTCGACCGCGAGCGGGTGCTCGAACTCCAGCGCGTTCCCGAGGGAATCGCCGTCGAGGGCCCGGTCCGCGACTACATCGGCGACGTCTGCCGAGCGACCCGAACCGACGGCCGCGTCGACGTCGGCGTCTCGCCCCGCGGCGTCCAGCGGCTGTTCGAGGTGAGCCGGGCTCGAGCCGTCCTCGAGGGTCGCGAGTACGTCGTTCCGGAGGACATCAAACGAATCGCCGGGCCCGCGCTCGCCCATCGCCTCGTATTGACGCCCGAGGCGAGCGTCGACGGCGTCTCCCGGCGCGCGGTAATCGACGGCGTGCTCGAGGAGTGTGCGGTGCCGGCGATGGAACCGCCCTCAGCGGACCAGTAA
- a CDS encoding SPW repeat protein has product MSDTPNTDTDTDRETRADYNSLNTDAMQWLSALVALIGLYIVASPFILESTEAAIWNDTLVGTAIFLTAGYNFVRLSRDRLASVGVASLAVLLGLWALISPSFIEMGSSELATGTAISGAAVALISAYNAYANNKADTPEQARARA; this is encoded by the coding sequence ATGAGTGACACACCGAATACCGATACCGACACCGACCGCGAGACCCGAGCCGACTACAACTCGCTGAACACGGACGCAATGCAGTGGCTGAGTGCCCTCGTCGCACTGATCGGGCTCTACATCGTCGCGTCGCCGTTCATCCTCGAGTCGACGGAGGCGGCGATCTGGAACGACACGCTCGTCGGGACGGCGATCTTCCTGACCGCCGGCTACAACTTCGTCCGGCTGTCGAGAGATCGACTGGCGAGCGTCGGCGTCGCGTCGCTGGCTGTCCTGCTCGGCCTCTGGGCGCTTATCTCCCCCTCGTTCATCGAGATGGGGAGCAGCGAACTCGCGACCGGGACCGCGATCTCCGGCGCGGCCGTCGCCCTCATCTCGGCGTACAACGCCTACGCGAACAACAAGGCCGATACGCCCGAACAGGCACGCGCTCGAGCCTGA
- a CDS encoding YbjQ family protein, whose amino-acid sequence MSEITITTTDGLEGREITDYRGVISGEAVIGANVVSDIAAGIRDVVGGRSGSYEKKIEQGRTEAIADLEAEARDLGADAVVGATFDYEEMGEGMLWVNLSGTAVETRRE is encoded by the coding sequence ATGTCTGAAATAACCATCACGACGACGGACGGCCTCGAGGGACGGGAGATCACGGACTACCGCGGCGTCATTTCGGGGGAAGCGGTCATCGGCGCGAACGTCGTCAGCGACATCGCCGCCGGCATTCGGGACGTCGTCGGCGGACGGAGCGGCTCCTACGAGAAGAAGATCGAGCAAGGGCGAACGGAAGCGATCGCCGACCTCGAGGCCGAGGCACGGGACCTCGGGGCCGACGCGGTCGTCGGCGCGACGTTCGACTACGAGGAGATGGGCGAAGGCATGCTGTGGGTCAACCTCTCGGGAACCGCGGTCGAGACGCGCCGGGAGTAG
- a CDS encoding phosphatase PAP2 family protein yields MSRGIGEFEPVQAVIPEWAAVLVALVTQLGDVWFLSLFVGLIYWFHAEKREDAAVIVGFTLAGLALISALKHVFSLPRPGEPLVAIETLPWILQPLYEATAMAGGYGFPSGHALMTTIVYLGLAHRLSISTHRRRFAGAGIGIAAVCFSRIALGVHYLVDVVAGVAVGIAFLLCAERLLARYSIDHGTGAFALAIVAGTVNLVVSGVDANSVSLLGAALGAFGGWQLVVLGRHVCAADRPSDAVRPLVVRGVFAAGALAPLAVAIDEFHLFSLPARGAVRGVVLAAFVTVPVMKHSERAQRFWTALVFWTTMAALGLRFLLSPTTWRRGLTLGRQYGVRLRSWIRPET; encoded by the coding sequence ATGAGTCGTGGAATTGGAGAGTTCGAACCCGTTCAGGCGGTGATCCCGGAGTGGGCGGCGGTACTCGTCGCGCTCGTCACCCAGTTGGGCGACGTCTGGTTTCTCAGTCTCTTCGTCGGCCTCATCTACTGGTTTCACGCGGAGAAACGGGAAGACGCCGCCGTCATCGTCGGTTTTACGCTCGCCGGACTCGCGCTCATCAGCGCGCTCAAACACGTCTTCTCGTTACCGCGTCCGGGCGAACCGTTAGTCGCGATCGAGACGCTGCCGTGGATACTCCAACCGCTCTACGAAGCGACCGCGATGGCCGGCGGGTACGGCTTTCCGAGCGGCCACGCGCTGATGACGACTATCGTGTATCTCGGCCTCGCACACCGGCTCTCGATCAGCACTCATCGCCGACGGTTCGCCGGTGCGGGAATCGGTATCGCTGCGGTGTGTTTCTCGCGCATCGCGCTCGGCGTCCACTACCTCGTCGACGTGGTCGCCGGGGTCGCCGTCGGAATCGCGTTCCTGTTGTGTGCGGAACGGCTCCTCGCCCGCTATTCGATCGATCACGGAACGGGGGCGTTCGCGCTCGCGATCGTCGCCGGAACCGTGAACCTCGTCGTCAGTGGTGTCGACGCCAATAGCGTCTCGCTCCTCGGAGCGGCACTCGGCGCGTTCGGGGGCTGGCAACTCGTAGTGCTCGGACGGCACGTGTGCGCGGCCGACCGGCCATCGGACGCGGTTCGACCGCTCGTCGTTCGCGGCGTGTTCGCGGCCGGCGCGCTCGCGCCGTTGGCCGTCGCGATCGACGAGTTTCACCTCTTCTCGCTGCCCGCTCGCGGCGCTGTGCGGGGCGTCGTTCTCGCCGCGTTCGTCACGGTCCCGGTGATGAAACACTCCGAGCGCGCCCAGCGGTTCTGGACGGCGCTCGTCTTCTGGACGACGATGGCAGCCCTCGGGCTTCGGTTCCTGCTCTCGCCGACGACGTGGCGACGCGGGCTGACCCTCGGTCGGCAGTACGGCGTCCGACTTCGGAGCTGGATTCGTCCGGAGACGTAG
- a CDS encoding helix-turn-helix domain-containing protein, with protein MTDTRQQIQAHIGDNAGVHFNELVRESDFAPGQVQYHVRRLREDDRLVREEFYGRTHYYPPAYDEWERAALALFRRETAREIVVYLIDHEPAAPGDIADALGIARSTLEYHLNRLVEHELVTKRYDDRNRVILELAEPEATGRLLATVTPTVPDRLVDRFTRLVDELLAGGQESR; from the coding sequence ATGACCGACACTCGACAGCAGATTCAGGCCCACATCGGCGACAACGCCGGCGTGCACTTCAACGAACTCGTCAGAGAGTCCGACTTCGCACCGGGACAGGTCCAGTACCACGTCCGGCGGCTGCGCGAGGACGACCGCCTCGTCCGCGAGGAGTTCTACGGCCGGACCCACTACTACCCGCCGGCGTATGACGAGTGGGAACGTGCCGCACTGGCACTGTTCCGTCGGGAGACCGCCCGCGAGATCGTCGTCTACCTGATCGATCACGAACCGGCAGCGCCCGGTGACATCGCTGACGCCCTCGGGATCGCACGGAGTACGCTCGAGTACCACCTGAACCGGTTGGTCGAACACGAGCTCGTCACGAAGCGCTACGACGACCGTAATCGGGTCATCCTCGAACTGGCCGAGCCCGAAGCGACGGGCCGGCTGCTGGCGACGGTGACGCCGACGGTTCCCGACCGGCTCGTCGACCGGTTTACGCGGCTCGTCGACGAGTTGCTCGCGGGCGGGCAGGAATCGCGGTAG